The following proteins come from a genomic window of Miscanthus floridulus cultivar M001 chromosome 2, ASM1932011v1, whole genome shotgun sequence:
- the LOC136538165 gene encoding ATP-dependent DNA helicase DDM1-like → MVEGMVVAVPNGVKADGALAAAAAKADSPKSVLEDEKISESKNGNASFATETVKQEKEDESSDVSVDASSSLPVDHEIDSAGVPPVVKAVKDEEQLLEPVKQDKVDDFLDASLSIPIDLEAKNGDVSLITEAMKKEEEQLEEARIKAEEEEEARKREEAAKIAFDPKARYSKLDELLTKTQLYSEFLLEKMDKIADEVKPQGEESPVEEKKKGRGRKRKAKAMPQYNDKKAKTAVAAMLTRSREDRLADDSTLSEEERCKKEQANLVPLMTGGKLKSYQIKGVKWLISLWQNGLNGILADQMGLGKTIQTIGFLVHLKGKGMHGPYLIIAPLSTLSNWVNEISRFVPSVTSIIYHGDKVARAEIRRKFMPKTAGPDFPIIVTSFEVAMLDARFLAHYQWKYVVVDEGHRLKNSKCKLFREMKRIPMANKLLLTGTPLQNNLAELWSLLNFILPDIFSSHQEFESWFDFSAKGSEEPEETEEKRRVHVVSKLHAILRPFLLRRMKEDVEQMLPRKKEIIIYANMTEVQKRIQDHLVEKSFDVYLNEESDIVLRKPGIKAKLNSLCIQLRKNCAHPDLLEAAFGTTSLYPPVNKLLEQCGKFQLLDRLLTSLLARKHKVLIFSQWTKVLDILEYYLDSKGLGVCRIDGSVNLEERRRQIAEFNDLNSSLNVFILSTRAGGLGINLTSADTCILYDSDWNPQMDLQAMDRCHRIGQTRPVHVYRLATSHSVEERIIKRAFGKLKLEHVVIGKGQFEQERAKPKVLAEGELLALLRDEQDEEDRMIQTDISDEDLLKLMDRSDLSGPPGAADATPLIPLKGPGWEVVVPTKSSGGMLSSLTS, encoded by the exons ATGGTGGAAGGGATGGTAGTCGCCGTGCCGAATGGGGTGAAGGCGGATggcgccctcgccgccgccgccgccaaggcaGATTCTCCTAAATCCGTTCTGGAGGACGAG AAAATTTCTGAGTCGAAGAATGGGAACGCCTCCTTTGCCACAGAGACAGTTAAGCAGGAGAAAGAGGATGAGAGCTCTGACGTTTCTGTGGATGCAAGTTCGTCCCTGCCTGTTGACCATGAAATCGACAGTGCTGGTGTGCCCCCTGTTGTTAAGGCAGTCAAGGACGAAGAGCAGCTTCTGGAGCCCGTCAAGCAGGATAAAGTTGATGATTTCCTGGATGCAAGTTTATCTATACCTATTGACCTTGAGGCCAAGAATGGTGATGTATCCCTGATCACAGAAGCAATGAAAAAGGAAGAAGAGCAGCTTGAGGAGGCGCGGAttaaagcagaggaagaagaggaagccagGAAGAGGGAAGAAGCTGCAAAAATTGCTTTTGATCCTAAGGCGCGGTATAGCAAATTAGATGAGCTGCTGACGAAGACACAGCTATATTCAGAGTTCCTGCTTGAGAAAATGGATAAAATTGCTGAT GAAGTCAAACCTCAAGGTGAAGAGTCACCAGtagaggagaagaagaaaggacgtGGCCGAAAGAGGAAAGCTAAGGCCATGCCACAATACAATGAT AAAAAGGCTAAGACAGCAGTGGCAGCCATGCTTACAAGATCCCGTGAAGATCGACTTGCTGATGATTCTACACTCTCGGAAGAAGAAAGGTGTAAAAAAGAGCAAGCCAATCTTGTGCCTTTAATGACTGGTGGGAAGTTGAAGTCATACCAGATCAAGGGTGTGAAGTGGCTAATTTCGTTGTGGCAGAATGGGCTAAATGGGATACTTGCTGACCAAATGGGCCTTGGGAAAACAATCCAGACAATCGGATTTCTTGTTCACCTGAAGGGGAAAGGCATGCATGGTCCATACTTGATAATTGCTCCTCTTTCCACTCTCTCAAATTGGGTGAATGAGATCTCGAG GTTTGTTCCATCTGTTACTAGTATCATTTATCATGGAGATAAAGTGGCCCGGGCAGAGATAAGAAGAAAATTCATGCCTAAAACTGCTGGTCCTGATTTTCCTATAATAGTGACTTCATTTGAGGTTGCCATGTTAGATGCAAGGTTTCTTGCTCACTATCAGTGGAAGTACGTCGTTGTGGATGAG GGGCATCGgttgaaaaattctaagtgtaaaCTATTTAGGGAGATGAAGCGCATACCAATGGCTAACAAGCTCCTTTTGACTGGGACACCCCTTCAGAACAATCTGGCAGAGCTGTGGTCACTATTGAACTTCATTTTGCCTGATATATTCTCATCGCATCAGGAATTTGAATCATG GTTTGATTTTTCTGCGAAAGGAAGTGAAGAACCAGAAGAAACTGAAGAAAAAAGAAGGGTCCATGTTGTTTCAAAGCTTCATGCCATTTTGCGTCCATTCCTTCTGAGACGGATGAAGGAGGATGTAGAACAGATGCTTCCACGGAAGAAAGAGATAATAATTTATGCTAACATGACTGAGGTTCAGAAGCGAATCCAGGATCACTTAGTTGAGAAAAGCTTTGATGTCTACTTGAATGAAGAATCAGATATTG TGCTGCGGAAACCTGGCATCAAGGCAAAGCTAAATAGTCTCTGTATTCAATTGAGGAAGAACTGTGCCCATCCTGATCTTTTGGAAGCTGCATTTGGAACAACAA GCCTGTATCCACCTGTTAATAAGCTTTTAGAGCAATGTGGCAAATTTCAGCTTCTGGACAGGCTACTAACTTCCCTTCTTGCACGCAAGCACAAG GTTCTAATATTCTCACAATGGACAAAAGTTTTGGACATTCTTGAGTATTACCTAGATTCAAAAGGCCTGGGGGTTTGCAGAATTGATGGTAGTGTTAATTTGGAAGAGAGGCGGCGGCAG ATAGCAGAGTTTAATGATTTGAATAGCAGTCTGAATGTCTTCATTCTGAGCACGCGGGCTGGTGGGCTTGGTATCAACCTTACTTCTGCTGATACATGTATCCTATATGACAGTGACTGG AATCCTCAGATGGATCTGCAGGCCATGGATCGATGCCACCGGATTGGTCAAACACGCCCAGTGCATGTATATAGGCTGGCAACCTCACATTCTGTTGAG GAACGTATCATCAAGAGAGCTTTTGGGAAGTTAAAGCTAGAGCATGTGGTGATAGGGAAGGGACAGTTTGAACAAGAAAGAGCAAAGCCTAAAGTCTTAGCG GAAGGGGAGCTGCTGGCGCTGCTTAGGGACGAGCAGGACGAGGAAGACCGGATGATCCAGACCGACATCAGCGACGAAGACCTCTTGAAGCTGATGGACCGGAGCGACCTGTCCGGACCACCTGGTGCTGCCGATGCCACACCACTGATCCCGCTGAAAGGTCCTGGCTGGGAGGTCGTAGTGCCAACCAAGAGCAGTGGTGGTATGCTCTCGTCGCTCACGAGCTGA